In the Styela clava chromosome 8, kaStyClav1.hap1.2, whole genome shotgun sequence genome, one interval contains:
- the LOC120346371 gene encoding uncharacterized protein LOC120346371, whose amino-acid sequence MLCLIDGKSKSKSKKKKSQTQSSKIENTSIESQPMDAMFDSGEWKTVSTKEQREQQKREKRKLQADVAVAVETAEKASLVPLVQPVKPTPNISAIAKVLLVTTPCLQ is encoded by the exons ATGCTATGTTTGATT GATGGAAAATCAAAAAGTAAAtcgaaaaagaagaaaagtcaaactcaatcaagtaaaattgaaaatacatcGATCGAATCTCAACCTATGGATGCTATGTTTGATT CCGGTGAATGGAAAACCGTTAGTACGAAGGAACAGCGAGAGCAACAGAAGCGAGAGAAACGTAAATTGCAAGCAGATGTTGCTGTTGCCGTGGAAACTGCAGAAAAAGCTAGTCTCGTACCTCTTGTCCAGCCTGTTAAACCAACACCTAATATATCTGCAATTGCTAAag tcCTGCTGGTTACGACACCCTGTTTGCAATGA